TGCAAGAGGCGGAGCAGGCAGCGACCATCGCCGCGGCCGCCCACCCTTGCCGGCTGGTGATGATCGTGCGTCACTCGATCAACGCCGAGAGCCGACTGGACGCCGAAGTGCAGATCGGCGGACGCCTCGGTTCGACGGAGGCCGTCGTGATGCGCATGTACGGCCGGCTCGGGCTGCACGCGGAGTCGGTCGTGCTGCCGCTGCTGGCCCCGGACGCGCCGGTCGTCACCTGGTGGCACGGGCCTCCCCCGGCCGAGATCGCGACCGACGCGCTCGGCGTGCTCGCGAACCGGCGCGTCACCGACTCCTCGCTCGCGGACACCCCGATGGACGCCTTGCGGACCCGCGCCGCCGACTTCGTGTCCGGTGACACCGATCTGGTCTGGACCCGCGCGACGCCGTGGCGCGCGCTTCTCGCCTCGGCCCTCGACGGGATCGACGGGACGCCGGTCTCCGCGTCGGTGTCCGCCGCAGCGGGCAACGCGACGGCCGCCCTCCTGGCCGGCTGGCTCGGCTCGCGGCTGTCCGTGACCAGCACGCTCGACGAGACCGGCGGGCCGGGCATCACCGCCGCCGAAGTGGTGATGCGACAGCCCGACGGCAAGGACTGCCCGATCCGGATCGACCGGCCGGACGGGGTGTCGGCGACCTTCACCCGGGGAGACGAAGACCGTCGGGTGCTGCCGCTGCCGCGCCGCGAGCTCGGCGACCTCCTCGCCGAGGAGCTGCGCCGCATGGACCCCGACCCGGTCTACGCCGACGCGCTCACCCACAGCACGGGCGTGAGCGTCGACACGACGCCACGGTCGCGGGTGTTGGTGTGGCGGGACCCGGCCCTCGCGGACTCATGACGGCGCCGCTCGTCGCGGTCCATCGGGA
This sequence is a window from Mycobacteriales bacterium. Protein-coding genes within it:
- a CDS encoding glucose-6-phosphate dehydrogenase assembly protein OpcA encodes the protein MATTLWDTTGSDVVKALLAERRAAGALASGLALTLVAVVDERRVQEAEQAATIAAAAHPCRLVMIVRHSINAESRLDAEVQIGGRLGSTEAVVMRMYGRLGLHAESVVLPLLAPDAPVVTWWHGPPPAEIATDALGVLANRRVTDSSLADTPMDALRTRAADFVSGDTDLVWTRATPWRALLASALDGIDGTPVSASVSAAAGNATAALLAGWLGSRLSVTSTLDETGGPGITAAEVVMRQPDGKDCPIRIDRPDGVSATFTRGDEDRRVLPLPRRELGDLLAEELRRMDPDPVYADALTHSTGVSVDTTPRSRVLVWRDPALADS